In Hermetia illucens chromosome 1, iHerIll2.2.curated.20191125, whole genome shotgun sequence, one genomic interval encodes:
- the LOC119661705 gene encoding uncharacterized protein LOC119661705 yields the protein MLFMILFMLGLATLNDASFIRITSFICEPNKMICQQNVCAITTVRKRLSLVNFNCNFLEPQSHIWLRMKVYRKQSKVFQPWLVDFCENFCNVIEKTTHSQVFLKLLPGIRKYGHFSKSCPLEGNTSLSNYPIDFSFIPVIIPEGEYLVTVHVEDYVKNETILFARSGFVVRESPPEDPPHNIVGNTVNLSIAANSSEYMQSNSSNVCWDGDALNAYDCNGGYKRRIDYLHYTSKQHVPLQP from the exons ATGCTTTTCATGATCCTCTTCATGCTTGGACTGGCGACTTTGAAT GATGCCTCGTTTATCCGAATTACTTCATTTATATGCGAGCCCAATAAAATGATTTGTCAGCAAAATGTCTGCGCAATAACTACGGTACGGAAGAGGCTGTCTTTGGTGAATTTCAATTGTAACTTTCTTGAGCCTCAGTCACATATATGG TTACGCATGAAAGTATACCGCAAACAAAGTAAAGTCTTCCAACCTTGGCTAGTGGATTTTTGTGAAAACTTTTGTAACGTCATAGAGAAGACCACGCACTCACAAGTATTCCTGAAACTCTTACCAGGTATCCGGAAATATGGACATTTTTCAAAATCTTGTCCTTTGGAA GGGAACACATCTCTCTCAAACTATCCCATCGACTTCTCATTCATCCCAGTTATTATTCCGGAAGGCGAATATTTGGTCACAGTACATGTTGAAGATTACGTAAAAAATGAGACTATATTATTCGCTCGATCAGGATTTGTGGTAAG GGAATCACCCCCAGAAGACCCACCGCACAACATAGTAGGTAATACTGTCAATCTCAGCATCGCAGCTAATTCATCAGAATA TATGCAATCTAACAGTTCCAATGTCTGCTGGGACGGTGATGCATTAAACGCTTATGACTGCAACGGCGGATACAAGAGACGGATCGATTATTTGCACTACACAAGTAAGCAACATGTGCCGCTCCAACCGTGA